The sequence tattgttgcttaattatttgtcattgttcaagctacgagatgttttcctacgtttgtcatgaaaaataatgtctcaggaatgtagggtttgggaattatggcagtttaaaaaaagaatccatccatcttctcccgcttatccgtggtcgggtctcgggggtagcagttccagcagagagctccacactttcttttccctggcgacatcaaccagctctgactggggggtcccaaggcgctcccaggcccgcgaagagatataatccctccacctggtcctaggtctaccccttggtctcttcccagctggacgtgcctggaacacctccctagggaggcgcccaggtggcatcctaactaggtgcccgaaccacctcaactggctcctttcgatgcGAAGGAGgtgcggctcaactccgagtccctcccggatgaccaaacttctcaccttatccctaagggagacgccagccaccctgcggagaaaacccatttcggccgcttgtatccgcgatctcgttctttcggtcatgacccatccttcatgaccataggtgagggtaggaacgaaaatggcccggaagacagagagcattgccttctggctcagctcccttttcgtcacaacggtaaagcgactgcagtaccgctcccgctgctccgattctccggcccatctcacgctccattgttccctcactcgagaacaagaccccgagatacttgaactccttcacttggggtaaggactcattccctacttggagtggacagtccatcggtttcctgctgagaaccatggcctcagatttggaggtgctgatcctcatcccagccgcttcacactcggttgcgaaccgatccagtgagtgctgaaggtcgcagaccgatgaagccattagaaccacatcatctgcagaaagcagtggtgcaatccttagtccaccgaactgcagaccccctcccccacgactacgcctcgaaatccgatccatgtatattacaaacaggattagtgacaaagcgcagccctggcggaggccaaccctcaccggaaatgggtccgacttcctgccgaggacccggacacagctctcgctttgggagtacagagattggatggccctgagtagagaccccctcaccccatactcccgcagcacctcccacagtaactccctgggaacccggtcatacgccttctccaagtctacaaaacacatgtagaccggataagcgtactcccaggccccctccaggatccttgcgagagtaaaaagctgatccgtcgttccacgatcaggacggaatccgcattgttcctcctcaatctgaggttcgacaatcggcctgaccctcctttcgagtaccttggagtaaaccttcccggggaggctgagtagtgtgatgcctctgtaattggcacacaccctctgatccccctttttgaaaaggggaaccaccaccccggtctgccactccttcggtactgtttccgacttccacgcaacgttgatgagacgtgtcaaccttgacagtccctcaacaccctgagccttcagcatttctgggcggatctcatccacccccggggctttgccactgtggagttgtttgacgacctcagtgacctccccccgggagattggtgttgatcccccgtcatactccagctctgcctctaacatagagggcggagttgtcgggttcaggagttcctcaaagtatTCCTTCctacgccctaacactccatcagttgaggtcaacagcgtcccatccttactgcaCACAGCTTTACAAAAATAATATGAAGGCACATTTCAAACTGTCCTCCACTCTAACTCTGACATCATGCACTCTGCCTTAACGAGCTGTGCAAAgttaaaatgtaaaacatgtgataAATTATGGGctatatctctggaattatgaaagttatgaatgaaaaaagtaatagccatggattcccgaccgagctgaacattttgatgtttgaacagagtttctgcgatgtggaatgtgggagaagaagagggccaaaataaCAGGCGTAATAATAAAGAATTTTGTGCGTAGAAGAACCAGTTGGTATAAAGTCTTgtcagacccctcctcttgtCCGAAGTGTTTAGTTGTGAACGTCCACACTGGGAGGGGCAGTGAAACTCCATCTGAAATCTCAGGGTGTTCAGAAGCTGTTCCACCATCTCTCAAACACTTCTGATGGAGGATACTGAGCCTTCATCAAAGTCACAACCAGCTCTACTGCCAGGTGAATCCTGACCCCTGCTGTGGTGCTGGAGGTGGAGCTGGGGGGAGGGGGTAACAGGGGCTGGTGTAAGAACTGTCCATAGGTCTTTCCTTTTCCTGATGAACAGCTGTTAGCCAGCTGCAAAGTCCAGTATCATCCACACAGCCACGTTTCAGGAAGACCAGAATGAAGGACGGACAGAATCCTCTGCTCTTCAACAGTAGCTGGAAATAAATATTCCTGTAGTGCAAAGTTCCCGCTGACGCACAGGACCACCAGCCTGTTTCCCTGTCCTCCTTTACCAcgagtgtgtctctgtgtggacAGACATAATGTGAGCTAATGCTTCATGATTCCTCCAcggtcggtgtgtagttatgctaaaacaatgtcggacaccgtaatcttctctggtcccctccccaatctgatcaatgatgacatgtgtagCCGCatatcatcatttcagcgctggttgtcttggtggtgcccagcaaacaatgtgggcttcgtaaataattggacagccgtcaggggaaaacctggtctgattaagagagacggcattcatcctactttggaaggtgcaaatctcatttcggcaaatatttcagggctttgtggacttaatccatgacaaactggatttgagaccaggaggcggagtcgcagtcttacacgcttctctgcgctctctcctaggcagtcatccatatcaatcaatcaatcaatcaatgtttatttatatagtgcaatatcacaaatgttacacttgtctcagtggtcttcacagtgtgtacagaatatcagtatgacaatacgacaccctctggccttagaccctcacatcgtacaaggaaaaacttccgaagaaaacccacagtttaaagggaaaaaagggagaaacctcagggagagcaacagagaagggatccctctcccaggacggacagacgtgcaatagatgccgtgtataaattgaaaagataatacatttgcaacataggtagtccaaatgtttggaaatgcatgtgtctataataagaagatgaatccatgaggatatccatccaggacctatgatccaggaccacagccacgactcaagatccagggctcacgATCCAGGatacaggaccgcaggatcatccatgactccggatcccggcgtatattgacaccaaaaagaaagacatttggggaagctgggttaatcggaacatgagagtacacaggtatagacagagagaaggaagaagtaagatgtcccccggcaaactaagcctatatcagcaaaactaggggctgaatctaatcagccctaactataagctttatcaaaaaggaaggtcttaagttcactcttaaaaacggatagggtgtctgccgcccaaacacaaactggaagctgattccacaaatgtggagcttgataagaaaaggctctggctcccattgtacttttagagactctactaacaaccaacaaccctgcattcttggatactatcgaccatgatatcctattgcaaagactagagcacttagttggcatacagggaactgctttaggctggtttaggtcctatctatctgaacgctctcagtttgtacgtgtcaacgatgaatcttccacgcaaaccaaagttagccatggagtgccacagggctcagtgctcggacctattttgttcacattatatatgcttccgttaggcaatattataaggaatcattctgtacattttcattgttatgcggatgatactcaactatatttatcaatcaagcctgataaaagtaatcatctaaataaaattcaagactgcctcaaggacttaaaaacgtggatgaccttaaaccttttgatgttaaacacgaccaaaagttattgtacttggcccaaaGAATCtatgaaacaaattatctacagatatactaactatggatggcattaatttggcctccagtgagactgtaaggaatcttggtgttatatttgatcaggatttatcctttaaagcccacataaaatcaatttcaaggactgcctacttccatctacgtaacattgcaaaaatcaggcatatcttgcctcaaaacgatgcagagaaactagtccatgcatttgttacttcaaggctggtttATTGTAagtccttattatcagggtgtaccaagaagtcagtcaagtcgcttcagctgattcaaaatgctgcagctcgtgtaccaaccagagttaggaaaaggtaccacattactcctgttctggctgccttacactggctccctatagaacacaggatataatttaaaattcttcttctcgcctacaaagcccttaatggacaggcgccatcttacgttaaataactcattataccctactgtcctactagggcattgcgttccaagaatgcagggttgttggttgttcctagagtctctaaaagtacaatgggagccagagccttttcttatcaagctccacatttgtggaatcagcttccagtttgtgttcgggcggcagacaccctatccgtttttaagagtgcgcttaagaccttcctttttgataaatctTATAGTTAGGgttgattagattcagcccctagttttgctgatataggcttagtttgtcgggggacatcttacttcttccttctctctgtctatacctgtgtactctcatgttccgattaacccagcttccccaaatgtctttctttttggtgtctatatacgctgggatccggagtcatggatgatcctgcggtcctgtgtcctggatcgcgagccctggatcttgagtcgtggctgtgttcctggatcataggtcctggatggatatcctcgtggattcatcttcctattatacacacatgcatttccaaacatttggactacctatgttgtaaatgtattatcttttcaatttacacacggcatctattgcatgtctgtccgtcctgggagagggatccctcctctgttgctctccctgaggtttctcccattttcccctttaaactgtgggttttctccggaagtttttccttatacgatgtgagggtctaaggacagagggtgtcgtattgtcatactgatattctgtatacactgtgaagaccactgagacaaatgtaacatttgtgatattgggctatataaataaacattgattgattgattgatccacAGAGGGGACCAGGAGAGCTGGGAGGTTCCCGGTGGTCAGTCTGCCCAGCAGCATCAGACACAGCTGGACTCCATATTCACGGTGAGTACATGTACTACAGATACTTGACCTCTCTTCTGTTCACAGTCATCTCCATGCTGCACTTTTAGAGAGTCAGTCTATCCGGATCTGATGTTTGGATCCATGGTTTATAGTTTGTGTCGTTCATGTGATGTTCCAGCTGCTGGAGGACCATATCGTCACCTTTGTGAAGAGCGAGCTGAAGAAGTTCCAGAAGGCTCTGAGTTCAGATTACCCAGAAGGCTTAGAGGGTCAGAGTGAGGATGAGGAGGTGTTGGAGGCTGAGGATGAAGAGCAGAGGAGGAGCAGCAGAGAGGCATTTCTGAACATCACACTGCACTTCCTGAGGAGCATGAAGCAGGAGGCGCTGGCTGACCTTCTGCAGAGCAGTAAGAGGGTTTCTATAAAGATTGTTGGAGTCGGGGGCCTGTTAATTGATTCCGGAAAATTACTcagacctactaattgacctaacagaagttattgagtctatgtTTACTGCTTGGTTCAGATCCACCAAGGTCAGCAGGATCTCACCTCGATTAACtcctgaagaaccaggttcaattaactgctgtttcaattcagacagCTCTCTTAAAtcagcgatcccgaaggattttgatatcagtaatgaggtgtggccctacctaagtgtgagtgtggcagggtgcaattttccatttgaagcaggagaggagagcgcagatgtcttttaagttgtccccatccaaaaggtgggatcagtttatttgaagaaacattgGTCCACACTTGAACAGGGTTTTACCTTCTCTCGTAACAACATGACAAtcatataaaacatatcatgctgTGGTCATGTTCTAATCTGAAACCttaattcacagttttacatttattaccCTAAATGGTAACTTCAACTGCAaaattcagttgtgacattaaaAATCGTCCGACAGAATCCAAAGGTATCTCCTCACAGATCGCCGGTGATATACAGATTCACACCTATAGCTCGACAGCATTCAGTGGCAGTTCCTCATAAATGGTCAGTGATAATTCCGACGGAACCCAGAGGAATCTCCTCACGGATCGAAGGTGCTATTCAttccagaggtcgcgttaaccgaatatattCCGTCTATGACGGAATTCTTTTGACAATGACGgagaaatctgaaagcagtccgtcattttgacggattagaacaaactcagaacagcgccaaagtttccccgcagcagagctccggtgttatgccctGATGTCGTTTCCAGACTGAactgccgtacaaatcattgaaatgtctgggaGTTTATGCTTTATGCTGTggcgcgctcccgcgaggtgggCATGcacaacacggcataacaccggcgcTAATATTTCATGAGGCGCCCCcccctgttgacagttcacgagcgtgctcttccgccccccccccccccccctgtcagttgtgtacagaccgacgtgtaataatggattttgacggaaatgttacgatcctgtccgtcaaaatgacgggcagcgaaaaagtctagcgcaacctctgattCATTCACACCTATAGCCTGACAACATTCAGAGGTACCTCCTCAAAAATGGTCAGTAGGATCTAACAGTTTCAAACTTTCATCCaacaattcactcagcattcaacCAATAGATTcgagagatatttaccaagtttgagaaAACCTTTACAGAGGAAAACCCCAGCTCTCCAGGGAGAGAGCTTTACCGGGAGAGAGCATACCAGGGGAACCCCCCACCCCCTCTCGAGAGTTTTCTCCCTCTCAGACAATGCTTTTATGATGCACAAAAAGACAGAAAACACCCAAAAACACCTCCTTCTTATCCATATTTGTGGAAACTGGGCATGGCCTCTGATGTACAGGCCTGGACATgaccagacatattctatggctatgGCGTAAACACCTTTTTGGGGCCTCAGTATGTTTCTCCAATAAGTCAGGAGCACCTCCCTGTGCACTGCTGTGGGAAGAAACTGTCTACCCTCTCTTCTCAGTGACACCTCATAAACCATTATAGGCCTTACTCAACTCAACAaaccacttgtgttttgttcatcctgtaaatatagaaaatcctaaaatatgaagcaatttcattgtgggttatacaacaatataattgattatatttgattataattaactttcgttttaagtattcaacctaATATGGAGACCTCAACAAGATTTAACACTCTGGATACATGTCTCATCTGCTGATGTCTCAAGGGTCCAACATGTATCCATATTTTATTCAGAGAACCAGAGTTACAGTGTTTCCAAATTATCTTTTGTTGTGTGTTCTTTTAGGAACTCCTGCTGGAATTTGTCAGCGTAAACTTAAATCCACCCTGAAGGAGAGGTTCCAGTGTGTGTTTGAGGGCATTACTAAAGCAGGACACCCAACCCTTCTGAACCAGATCTACACAGAGCTCTACATCACAGAGGGGGGATCTACAGAGGTCAATGCTGAACATGAGGTCAGACAGATTGAAACAGCATCCAGGAAACCAGACAGACCAGAAACCACCATCAGACAAGAAGACCTCTTTAAAGCCTCACCTGGAAGAGATGCACCAATCAGAGCAGTGCTGACAAAGGGAGTGGCTGGCATTGGGAAAACAGTCTTAACACAGAAGTTCACTCTGGACTGGGCTGAAGGCAAAGCCAACCAGGACATCCAGTTCATATTTCCATTCACCTTCAGAGAGCTGAACGTGGTGAGAGACAACAAGTACAGCTTGGTGGAACTTGTTCATCACTTCTTCTCTGAAACCAGAGACGCAGGAATCTGCAGGTTTGATCAGTTCTCGGTCGTGTTCATCTTTGACGGTCTGGATGAGTGTCGACTTCCTCTGGACTTCCTCAACACTGAGATCCTGACTGATGTCACATGGTCCACCTCAGTGGATGTGCTGCTGACAAACCTCATCAGGGGGAAGCTGCTTCCCTCTGCTCGCTTTTGGATAACCACACGACCtgcagcagccaatcagatcCCTCCTGAGTGTGTGGACATGGTGACAGAGGTCCGAGGGTTCACTGACCCACAGAAggaggagtacttcaggaagagATTCAGAGATCAGGAGCAGGCCGACACCATCATCTCCCACATCAAGACCTCACGAAGCCTCCACATCATGTGCCACATCCCAGtcttctgctggatctctgcttCAGTTCTGGAAGAGGTGTTGAAAaccagagagggaggagagctccCCAAGACCCTGACTGGTATGTATATCCACTTCCTGGTGGTTCAGTCCAAATTGAAGAACATCAAGTATGATGGAGGATCTGAGACGGATCCACACTGGAGTCCAGAGACCAGGAAGATGATGGAGTCTCTGGGAAAGCTGGCTTTTGAGCAGCTGCAGAAAGGCAACCTGATCTTCTATGAGTCCGACCTGACAGAGTGTGGCATCGATATCAGAGCAGCCTCAGTGTACTCAGGAGTGTTCACACAGGtcttcagagaggagagaggactgTACCAGGACAAGGTGTTCTGCTTCGTCCATCTGAGCGTTCAGGAGTTTCTGGCTGCTCTTCATGTCCATCTGACCTTCATCAAGTCTGGAGTCAACCTGCTGTCAGAAGAACCAACAACCTCCAGGCTGCCTAAAGTCTTCAGAGACAACCCTAAACTAAGACATCTCTACCAGAGTGCTGTGGACCAGGCCTTACAGAGTCCAAATGGACACCTGGACTTGTTCCTGCGCTTCTTCCTGGGTCTTTCACGGCAGACCAATCAGAAACTCCTACGAGGCCTGCtgacacagacaggaagtggctCAGAGATCAACCAGGAAACAGTCCGGTACATCAAGAAGAAGATGGATGAGGATCTGTCTGCAGAGAGAAGCATCAACCTGTTCCACTGTCTGAATGAACTGAATGATCGTTCTCTAGTGAACCAGATCCAACAGTCCCTGAGTTCAGGAAGTCTCTCCACAGATAATCTGTCTCCTGCTCTGTGGTCAGCGCTGGTCTTCATCTTACTGTCATCAGGAGAAGATCTGGACGTGTTTGACCTGAAGAAATACTCTGCTTCAGAGGAGGCTCTTCTGAGGCTGCTGCCAGTGGTCAAAGCCTCCAACAAAGCTCTGTAAGTACAGAGATAGTTTGTTTTTGAG is a genomic window of Pseudochaenichthys georgianus unplaced genomic scaffold, fPseGeo1.2 scaffold_610_arrow_ctg1, whole genome shotgun sequence containing:
- the LOC117443429 gene encoding NLR family CARD domain-containing protein 3-like isoform X1, translating into MEPQSADGGVQQQRPDSPSCLSLKSDSSKDDVINFKGRPPSADQKVQQQRPDSPSCLSLKSNSSMDDFIHFKGRPPSADQKGDQESWEVPGGQSAQQHQTQLDSIFTLLEDHIVTFVKSELKKFQKALSSDYPEGLEGQSEDEEVLEAEDEEQRRSSREAFLNITLHFLRSMKQEALADLLQSRTPAGICQRKLKSTLKERFQCVFEGITKAGHPTLLNQIYTELYITEGGSTEVNAEHEVRQIETASRKPDRPETTIRQEDLFKASPGRDAPIRAVLTKGVAGIGKTVLTQKFTLDWAEGKANQDIQFIFPFTFRELNVVRDNKYSLVELVHHFFSETRDAGICRFDQFSVVFIFDGLDECRLPLDFLNTEILTDVTWSTSVDVLLTNLIRGKLLPSARFWITTRPAAANQIPPECVDMVTEVRGFTDPQKEEYFRKRFRDQEQADTIISHIKTSRSLHIMCHIPVFCWISASVLEEVLKTREGGELPKTLTGMYIHFLVVQSKLKNIKYDGGSETDPHWSPETRKMMESLGKLAFEQLQKGNLIFYESDLTECGIDIRAASVYSGVFTQVFREERGLYQDKVFCFVHLSVQEFLAALHVHLTFIKSGVNLLSEEPTTSRLPKVFRDNPKLRHLYQSAVDQALQSPNGHLDLFLRFFLGLSRQTNQKLLRGLLTQTGSGSEINQETVRYIKKKMDEDLSAERSINLFHCLNELNDRSLVNQIQQSLSSGSLSTDNLSPALWSALVFILLSSGEDLDVFDLKKYSASEEALLRLLPVVKASNKALLSGCNLSERSCAALSSVLSSQSSSLRDLDLSNNDLKDSGVKLLSAGLESPHCELKTLRLSGCLITEEGCDALASALNPSHLRELDLSYNHPGASGGRLLSAGLDTLSLEPAAVRWLRPGGLRKYSCGLTLDSNTVNRNLKLSDNNRKVIYVSEEQRYPDHPERFDYSCPQLMCREALTGRCYWEVEWRGGVSISVTYRGIRRRGDSEDCGFGGNDQSWSLECSAGVSYSVRHNKRETLISSSSSSSRRVAVYLDHPAGSLSFYRVSSGDRLIHLHTLRTTFTEPLYAGFGFWSGSSVSLCALQE
- the LOC117443429 gene encoding NLR family CARD domain-containing protein 3-like isoform X2 gives rise to the protein MEPQSADGGVQQQRPDSPSCLSLKSDSSKDDVINFKGRPPSADQKGDQESWEVPGGQSAQQHQTQLDSIFTLLEDHIVTFVKSELKKFQKALSSDYPEGLEGQSEDEEVLEAEDEEQRRSSREAFLNITLHFLRSMKQEALADLLQSRTPAGICQRKLKSTLKERFQCVFEGITKAGHPTLLNQIYTELYITEGGSTEVNAEHEVRQIETASRKPDRPETTIRQEDLFKASPGRDAPIRAVLTKGVAGIGKTVLTQKFTLDWAEGKANQDIQFIFPFTFRELNVVRDNKYSLVELVHHFFSETRDAGICRFDQFSVVFIFDGLDECRLPLDFLNTEILTDVTWSTSVDVLLTNLIRGKLLPSARFWITTRPAAANQIPPECVDMVTEVRGFTDPQKEEYFRKRFRDQEQADTIISHIKTSRSLHIMCHIPVFCWISASVLEEVLKTREGGELPKTLTGMYIHFLVVQSKLKNIKYDGGSETDPHWSPETRKMMESLGKLAFEQLQKGNLIFYESDLTECGIDIRAASVYSGVFTQVFREERGLYQDKVFCFVHLSVQEFLAALHVHLTFIKSGVNLLSEEPTTSRLPKVFRDNPKLRHLYQSAVDQALQSPNGHLDLFLRFFLGLSRQTNQKLLRGLLTQTGSGSEINQETVRYIKKKMDEDLSAERSINLFHCLNELNDRSLVNQIQQSLSSGSLSTDNLSPALWSALVFILLSSGEDLDVFDLKKYSASEEALLRLLPVVKASNKALLSGCNLSERSCAALSSVLSSQSSSLRDLDLSNNDLKDSGVKLLSAGLESPHCELKTLRLSGCLITEEGCDALASALNPSHLRELDLSYNHPGASGGRLLSAGLDTLSLEPAAVRWLRPGGLRKYSCGLTLDSNTVNRNLKLSDNNRKVIYVSEEQRYPDHPERFDYSCPQLMCREALTGRCYWEVEWRGGVSISVTYRGIRRRGDSEDCGFGGNDQSWSLECSAGVSYSVRHNKRETLISSSSSSSRRVAVYLDHPAGSLSFYRVSSGDRLIHLHTLRTTFTEPLYAGFGFWSGSSVSLCALQE
- the LOC117443429 gene encoding NLR family CARD domain-containing protein 3-like isoform X3; its protein translation is MKQEALADLLQSRTPAGICQRKLKSTLKERFQCVFEGITKAGHPTLLNQIYTELYITEGGSTEVNAEHEVRQIETASRKPDRPETTIRQEDLFKASPGRDAPIRAVLTKGVAGIGKTVLTQKFTLDWAEGKANQDIQFIFPFTFRELNVVRDNKYSLVELVHHFFSETRDAGICRFDQFSVVFIFDGLDECRLPLDFLNTEILTDVTWSTSVDVLLTNLIRGKLLPSARFWITTRPAAANQIPPECVDMVTEVRGFTDPQKEEYFRKRFRDQEQADTIISHIKTSRSLHIMCHIPVFCWISASVLEEVLKTREGGELPKTLTGMYIHFLVVQSKLKNIKYDGGSETDPHWSPETRKMMESLGKLAFEQLQKGNLIFYESDLTECGIDIRAASVYSGVFTQVFREERGLYQDKVFCFVHLSVQEFLAALHVHLTFIKSGVNLLSEEPTTSRLPKVFRDNPKLRHLYQSAVDQALQSPNGHLDLFLRFFLGLSRQTNQKLLRGLLTQTGSGSEINQETVRYIKKKMDEDLSAERSINLFHCLNELNDRSLVNQIQQSLSSGSLSTDNLSPALWSALVFILLSSGEDLDVFDLKKYSASEEALLRLLPVVKASNKALLSGCNLSERSCAALSSVLSSQSSSLRDLDLSNNDLKDSGVKLLSAGLESPHCELKTLRLSGCLITEEGCDALASALNPSHLRELDLSYNHPGASGGRLLSAGLDTLSLEPAAVRWLRPGGLRKYSCGLTLDSNTVNRNLKLSDNNRKVIYVSEEQRYPDHPERFDYSCPQLMCREALTGRCYWEVEWRGGVSISVTYRGIRRRGDSEDCGFGGNDQSWSLECSAGVSYSVRHNKRETLISSSSSSSRRVAVYLDHPAGSLSFYRVSSGDRLIHLHTLRTTFTEPLYAGFGFWSGSSVSLCALQE